ACTTAGCTTCAgaggggttactccgaaaaacgttttCCGAAGCTTCGAATGTTGCTATCCCCCTCACGCAAAGTGAGATGCCAGCATGaacgacggtgacagatagacgcGAAACTACGTAGACAGCGATTCGGAGTAGCCTTCCTGATGTCATCTCCGGGCGACAGCAGCGCCGCCTGTCGTGGGACCGCTCGCCGCCGCTGCCGCATCTTGCCGCCAACTTTGAGAACATGACTGTAGCTGAGGTAACTATAAACTACCCATCGCCTCCGGGTCCTGGTGGCCCGACGTAGCTTCAgaggggttactccgaaaaacgttttCCGAAGCTTCGAATGTTGCTATCCCCCTCACGCAAAGTGAGATGCCAGCATGaacgacggtgacagatagacgcGAAACTACGTAGACAGCGATTCGGAGTAGCCCTCCTGGTATGGTCGCCTGGTGACAGCCGCGCCACCTCGCCGCGCTCCCGGCGCCGCCTGTCGCGGGACCGctcgccgccgctgccgcccgGGCCGCCCGAGCCGCTGCCTCACCTTGCCGCCAACTTTGAGAACATGACTGTAGCCGAGGTAACTATAAACTCCCCCCCGTCCCTGGTCCGGAAAGGTCACTCCGAAAAACGTTTTCTGAAgcttcgaatgttgccatccctctcacgcaaagggagatgccagcatgaaggacagtgacagatagactcgacgaaactacgtaaacagcgtttcggagtagccctccTGATGTCATCTCCGGGCGACAGCAGCGCCGCCTGTCGAGGGACCGCTCACCGTCGCTGCCACCCGGGCCGCCGGAGCCTCTGCCTCACCTTGCCGCCAACTTTAGAACATGACTGTGGCTGAGGTAATTATAAACTACCCGCCGCTCCCGGGTCCGGGCGGGCCGACGTCGCCTCTGGTGTCCTCGCCTGGCGACAGCCGCGCCGCCTCGCCGCGCTCTCGGCGCCGCCTGTCGAGGGACCGCTCGCCGCGGCTGCCGCCCGGGCCGCCCGAGCCGCTGCCGCATCTTGCCGCCAACTTTGAGAACAAGACTGTAGCCGAGGTAACTATAAACTCCCCCCCGTCCCTGGTCCGGGaaggttactccgaaaaacgttttCCGAAgcttcgaatgttgccatccctctcacgcaaagggagatgccagcatgaacgacagtgacagatagactcgacgaaactacgtaaacagcgtttcggagtagccctccTGATGTCATCTCCGGGCGACAGCAGCGCCGCCTGTCGATGGATCGctcgccgccgctgccgcccgGGCCGCCGGAGCCTCTGCCTCACCTTGCCGCCAACTTGAGAACATGACTGTAGCTGAGGTAATTATAAACTACCCGTCGCTCTCGGGTCCTGGTGGCCCGACGTCGCCTCTGGTGTCTTCACCAGGTGACAGCCGCGCCGCTTCGCCGCGCTCCCGGCGCCGCCTGTCGCGGGACCGCTCGCCGCCATTGCCGCCCGGGCCGCCCGAGCCGCTGCCTTGAGATCATGACTGTGGCTGAGGTAATAATAAACTACAAcgcggtcgagttaactgcgcaccacCTGGTGGCcttgacgtcacatcgacgctctgataCAAAACGGGGCGAACGTGGGatgcagttaactcgaccgggttatACCCTCTGTccctagagatgggtttccacccgggtaaaaacccacatgagggtaaaaacccaataaaaacccgtttcattccacccgtgggtgtttacaccgggtgaaaacaaataattttataattatttcaattggtatcttttctttatttttattgaatttttctcatttaagtttattgattaataagtaataagtcaaatttaacactaatatgcatttatatcgtggccaaatcgtaaaattgatcacgttatgatgatgtgaccaattattttataaaatggtgttattttaagaatcgttgaaccaatttagaagaaatttagtaggaacacaataatttgtgatcatggcaaggacatggagggggggggggggatgccaaagatgccaaactctctctttgatgacattacggtataaagttacaaataacaacaccaactacaaagtacttctgcttaaaaacttgaaatcgaaccgcccttccgccactgtaacgcattgtagcgtttttcaagacctcctctccctccagattgcattacgtaacactagaaagcccccttagcaacaaataccacttctcactttaaaaaaacgctatttttgttttcacccaccagaatgggtgttaatgggtaaaaaccgggtttttacccaaatcacccagttttaacccaatcgggtgaaatgggtttttacccactacccatctctatcTGTCCCTGGGTCCGGTGTCTTCACCGGGTGACAGCCGCGCCGCCTCGCCGTGCTATAGGCGAAGCTCAAAACTGCGTAGATGTGCAATAGTCGATCCCGACCACATGCAGGTACTGAGACACCTGACTAGTTAAAAGCATGGCAGCTGAACTAGCACAATCTCTTTAAATGGTAAGGTTTGAGTGGAAAGTGGCCGTGGATATGTGGTGTTTATATTTGCATAGACCCCGCCTCATTTGAGCACAGTGCTAAGCTCCGTATGCACAAACATGCTCCAACGTTTCAATTTCCACTTCAGATGCGACATAACATCGGCGACGAGAGGTTACGCGAGATCACAGCCGCCCACCACTACCGTTCGCTGGAGAAGCTGAACGGGGTGCGGCGGCGGGCCGGCGGGCCTGCCTACGGCCTGCCGCGCTCCTCCTCCGACTCGGGCTCCTCCGCCGCCTCCTCCCCGCCCGGCACCCCCGCCCCgctgcgccgcgccgcgcccgcgcagccGCTCGCCTTCCTGCAGTACCCGCGGCCCTACGCCTACCCCACCCCGCCGCCCGCCtaccgcccgccgccgccgcccttcGCCAACGGCGAGGCGCCGCCCTACGCCGCCGGGCCCGCGCCCTACGGCGGCTTCGTGCCCGTGCTCTACGCGCCCGCCAAGCTCTCCTGCTACAACTGCGGCGCCGCCGGCCACGCGGGCCACGAGTGCAAGGAGCCCAGCATGGAGGAGATGACGCGCGCCGGCGGCTACCAGCTCGACTTCGGCGGCGCCCCGCCCGACCCCGCCGACAAGTAAGCGCCGCGGCTCGGCCGATGTACCAAAGTGTCGGGTCTGTTGTGCGTAGCGACCCAGCCGGCGCGGCCGCGACCGGCGATCGAACCCCTCGGAATCGAAACTCGCGCTCGGACGATCGTAGGTCGAAGCGTTCGGTCGACCTATGATAAAGTTTCAACGTGCGCTTATTGGACTAACCGATGGACACTGGTGATTTTATGTTTAAGAATAATTGCATTTTCGATTTGTCTTTACGGCTGATTGACCTTTTACTGACGTTTTAGCCATCCAGTGTCGTGGGTAGGAAAAATTGAAGAGTAAATTTTATCGATTCGACAGgcaatattcaaaatattttctgaTACTGTTCCTCCCTAGATCTGaaacttataatattatagaagAAATTGTAATGATAATACTATACTTGAATACATATTATGTCATTAAAGTTATACATATTCTGCATAATAACATACTAACTAATCGtcgtacaaaataaatatactaTCATAAGTCTAGTGGTTCCAGTTGCCTagtttgattatttatttattaacgtaATGTTATAAGCATAAATTAGTTATAGTCAATCAAAGTGAGACAAGTGAATTACAGCAATAATTTTACTCAGAACTAGAGCATAAATCGGAACTGCAATTATCTTGCGAACATACTATGGCTGCTAGCTGTTAGAATTTGGAGGGAATTCCATCTAAATTGACTTATTATGCTGACAATAACAGCAGCAGGTTGTTAGAATTGTACAAATGTTCAAATGAGCTTCGACGCGTAACACAGTACATAGATTAAATATGCTTATTTGCTgttttgtttaaatatcatttattaTTCTTGCCTTTTTATCTGATAAGCAATGAAAATGTTGAAAGAGAACAGTTGTTAAGTAAAATCTTTAGAAAATCGCGGACTCATTCAGACGTAAGTCATACATTGTAACAATTAGTGTGCCATATGCGTTAAAAGTTAGATTACGGCATTATTTGATCAGCGCTTTAACCGAGTGATTGACAAATAATGGTACTTTAATGATATTGTAATGGATTTtggtataaaatgtaaaaaaaaagtttttcaaatTAACACTATAATACAGTGTGGGTTAGATATCTCGTATTGACTAAGTTTGATTGAAATGTAACATGATCAAACATTTAGTACATTTTGATTAGTACAAGAGACATAtttaaaggttttcaaataGTGTGATAAGTTTAGATATTGTTTAACTTAATTATAAAACTTGTGTTCAGTTATCGCTACAGTAGGGACATGAATGTTATTTGATCATGTAGCTTTCTATTGTGAAGGCGTATTTAAAGCTCTGCGTTTAAATATCTGCTGCTGTTGGGaaggaaaaagtaaaaaaaaaaatcttacacttactttataaataattttgagaCACTTAAATTTATTGGGGTACTCTAACTGAAGAGAGGAATGGAATTCCCTAAAATTCTGTGTTCTCCTATAAAAATAATCCACACAACTGTATGTTAAGACAATCTAAGAGATCATACCAAACTTGTACTATAGCCATGTGACTAACTTTAATGAACAGTTCAATTTGAAAATGAGACGAACTTTGTATAAAAGTAATACTGATTGTTTCCTTTGACCCAAGACTGATTTCTAACGTTAGTTAATGATTGGGCTTCTAAAATTTGTAATTATATCGTTTGAAAGTGACTAATGACTAGGAAGCCCCATACAATCTTGAATCACGGGACTGTCTACCCAAAAAAATACGTCAATATTGTCATTCGAGAGATCGCATCGCACGCGGCGTGATCCGTTTATGATGTTGAACAAGGGATTATTTTGATCAAGCTCACATGCAATGctctttaaaattaatgttaaaatagtCATTGTAAATAACAACATCTTTGTAAGTTTGGACACGTCACATTTGACGTGTTCATATTTGTAAATAATTCAGTTTATATTATGATTAGTTAATATTTAGAGATTGAGTATATTTGTAAATTTACTTTGTAACGATTCGAGTGTCCCTATAGAGTATATTCAATTGTTTCTCTATGATCACTGTCACAAATCacaattttgcattttttaaaGTCCCCGTTTTGAGAAAGTTCAAATTAGAAGGGTTGTATAATTGTTTTttgcataattataataaaaaatatgtttttgattCGGGTCAGATGCGTCACGCGCATGGGTGGGAGTATTCGCGGCCGATCATTCGCTTGTCGCGCTGTCTCTTTCAGTTCCGGCCCGCCGCTCGCACGGTGGGGCGTGGCTTCTCTTTTGTATGCATTTAAGTGTGTCTACACACGCACCCTTTTGATTctgtatttattgtatttacataTCAATCTAAAAACACATCATCTCATTTTTAAAAGTTTCTACTTACTCCTACTAATAGCTACGATTTGGGTTGCCAAATCTAGAGTATCAAATATTCATGTTACTATAATAAATTCTGTCATAAGTTCAAAATGTTTTTAACAGAGAAATCACCCCCTCACCGTGAATCTATACTAAATCCATAACTATAATAGCATATAGAGTCTGTTAGTGTAATCAAGGGACTACTATAATTTTACACATGAAATGTCACTCCTTATGAAGGTTGTAAGTCCACGTAACGTAATTATTGTGTTATTTATATCTTAACAATTCTATTATGATATTTAAAACGAGTTGAATTTAGATTAAACCTAGAGGGAATAACTTAATAGTTGTATGTGTAAGTGCGCCTACGTAGCCCGCGGTGGTCCGGCAGTCGCCGCAGCGATCGCCGAAGCGAACGCGACGGATCATCCACGTAAAGTTAATCGTTGCAAACTTTCATGCAGCTTTATTTTTACTAGTGGaagtatgaaaatatttttttactttgtacAGAATGTTATAAatgtgataaaataatttttgacaTAATTAGAAATTGTGATTTAGTAAGGTGTgtagttattataaaattatataaaaaagaGAACTCgctttactaaataaataaattgtactaTCCTACAGCTATTGTATAACGTTGTTTTCccacatttttatatttgggTACTTATGTATTCTAAGCTGTTGTACTACTAATAAATTTGAAGATCAACGAGCTCAGGAAAAAGAATGTTTCGGCCCAGTATTGTAAGACCTTTGTATCCCACCAATGCTGTGAATCATTTGCTTCCTGACAAATAAACAACCAAAATCTgatctttttttaattaatttccttttttttttacaaaaatacttaCCCCTAGACAAGCTTGAGTATCTAAACTTTTAATAATAGATATCGATTTGGAAATTACTTACtcaaggtaggtaggtactatcgcGGTCACCAACGCGTTAACACCCAGAGCTACTATCATTTTCACACACACTCCTTTATCGGGGCcttctattttttttagttacCTACCTAGTATCTACCTAATAGTTACTGAATGTATTCGTAAtcataagttatttatttatttaagttctaTGTTATATCAATTCAATACAAACTAGTTGGTTGGTTATCTGTCTTCGTGTCCTTCAGGAAGGAACGTgccgatatttatttttattctacgcGATACTAAACTTCAAAAAAACAACAGGAAAGAGGATGTTATTTTTTTCTGCTGAATCTGTTCATCTTTAGTTTTACGATAGCTAGAAACttgtaaatcaattttatttctaaGTGGAAGGACACGTTCGGACCGATGTGGAAATAATAggtagaaaagaaaaaatatattttcacagGAATTTAGGATCTACTTACTTGCATGTCTGCATAGCAGATAAGTCTCTGTATCAATTAAGTacgatttgatttttttatgtaacaaaTCAATCCCTACCCGTTTTCAGTTTGTACTCAATACATTTTTCCTATCATGGAATCATTTCACTGAAACCCCTTTGACGCAAGTTCTGTTCTATACCTACTCAGTTGGGTCATCATAACTTACTTAGCACTAACAAATTATGACTTACCTAGGTGGCTACTTACTTTCAGGCAAAGTGGACTCAAGTTAAATTAgtataattaagtaggtacacattTACAGAATACTTAGgtacagtcgagttcataaatatattggcaatgcccaatgtttcaaaatattgtagTGCAGTCAATACTGCGCTATCGCAACATGTTAATGAACAGTTTATATGATTAAATTTAATCGATGTTTGAGTTTGTATTGAAATATTTGATCGTTAAAATTctaacaatattttgaaacattggcAGTGCCAATATGAACTCGACTGTACCTATTGCTAGGCAAGGCACGTGTTGTGGGACGTTtagatataggtaggtacttcttaAACGTACTAAATAACGTTATTTACTTACCTATCTTTTTTGCAGTAGGCCTACGTAAATGAGacaatttttcacaaaaaacaaaatgtataattttactgtaggtacttaatataagtaagtagaacttttaattgtaatgtaggttacataaagtaatttaCCTGCACTCGTCGGTGTTTGtagaaaaactttaataaattgcAGACAGTTTGCTAATTGAATAGTTAACCACTTTTGGGATCTCTATCTCGGGTAGGATCAAAGGGTAGAGTTCTCAGAATTTTACACTTTATCTGAagcttaggtacttacttaactACGCTGTCTGAAGTTTTTTGTGAACAACCTAcaaaaggatagtgccagggtctggaccaagtgctgcccagaatcaacccatagtgcattttgttcctcaggccaatactaatgtgtaaaccgaagcgcactgcaatctatccctggagttaagagaaaaaaagagttttgttttgaaatatttacatacaaaatatcatcgatatatacgtactacgcagaagatttcgtgattttggcattaaataacactcgctatgttgaatttaaccatactgcatccgtacgccttactttagtgcgacttagacattctttattagcgatctagcgctgttgcaacagtttggttagttgacagaaatcattataatttccaaaatgaagcaagaagttttagttttctatccttgcgaaaaatcaatttattggtgtattacaatcgattattgaagttattgtaagctaaaacttcttaaTTCGACTTCTTAAATTAATTtcggtcaactaaccaaactactgcaacagcgcttgatcgcttataaataatgtcgaagtcgtactaaattAAGGTGTACGGacgcagtatggttaagttcaacacagcgagtgttatttaatgctaaaattgcgaaatcttatgcgtagtaggtatacatcgatgatattttgtatgtaaataattccaaacaaaactctttttttctcttaactccagggatagatttcagtgcgctccggtttaaaaattagtattggcctgaggaac
This genomic interval from Ostrinia nubilalis chromosome 3, ilOstNubi1.1, whole genome shotgun sequence contains the following:
- the LOC135087813 gene encoding uncharacterized protein LOC135087813 isoform X4, whose protein sequence is MLGEVPHAPPGLPMPQYNMGEYIGQHGWPANIIVSPINQPLEVINYPPPPGPGGPTSPLVSSPGDSRAASPRSRRRLSRDRSPPLPPGPPEPLPHLAANFENMTVAEMRHNIGDERLREITAAHHYRSLEKLNGVRRRAGGPAYGLPRSSSDSGSSAASSPPGTPAPLRRAAPAQPLAFLQYPRPYAYPTPPPAYRPPPPPFANGEAPPYAAGPAPYGGFVPVLYAPAKLSCYNCGAAGHAGHECKEPSMEEMTRAGGYQLDFGGAPPDPADK